GCTGACCGGTCGATAAGCGCGCGCCGCGTTCGCCCACCACGGTGTCGTACCCTTGCGGCAGGCTGTCGAGAAATTCATGGAGACCGACTATCCGCGCCACCGCTTCCACTTCCGCTACCGATACCTCGGGGCTGGCATAGCGAAGGTTTTCCATGATGGACGAGTGAAAGAGCACGGGTTCATGTTCGACCACAGTAATCTGACTACGGAGCCAAGTGAGGTCGAACTCCGGCAACGGATGACCGTCAAGCAAAATGCTACCGCCGCGCGGTTCGTATAAACGGGCTAGGAGGTCCACGACGGTGGACTTTCCCGCACCGCTGGGGCCGAGAATCGTCAAGCGCCCGCCGGCGGGCACCCGAAAACTCACGTCCAGCAACAACGGCTCCGCAGTCTCATAGGCAAAAGACACCCCACGAAATTCGACCTCTCCCCGCACCTGGTCGAGCCGGCGACTTCCGCTCTGGGGCTCGCTATTCCCGCCCGCCACGTCCAAGAACTCGAAGATGCGATCCAGCGACACGCCTGCCCGCTCGAAGCGCAGATACAGATCTACCAATGCCTGCAGAGGACTAAAGGCGCGGGATTGGTAAGCGGAGAATGCCACCAACGCACCCACCGTCAGTTGGTCATCGATGACGAGATAACCGCCATACAGCGTCGTAAGCACGCCACCAAAAAAGGTGGCTGCACTTGAAACTGAGCCGCCCCAATACCCCAGCATCTCGAAGCGCGTCACGGTTCGCACGAAGCGCTCGCCCAGAGCCCCCAAACGCTGAAGCTGGGTCCGCTCTAGGGTAAACAGCTTGATGAACTTCATCGACGAAAGCGACTCGACCAGAAAAGACGAGAGCGTGGCGTTGAGTTCCCGCACTTCGCGGGTTTGCTCCACCATGCGCGGACGAATTTTCATGACGCCATACAATTGAAACGGCACGGCAACCAGACTAAGGAGAAAAAGCCGCCACTCCAACCACAGCAAAAAGCCGATGGTGACCAGCAACATCAAGAGATTCGAGACCAGTGCGAAAGCGGTGTCGGTGAGAACGACCTGAACTTCGCTAATGTCGGTGTTGAGGCGAGACAACAGGTCGCCCAGTTTGACGCGGGCATGGAAGCGCAACGACAGCCCCTGGAGATGCGCGAACAGATGTTGGCGTAAAGCGAAGAGAATGCGAGCGGTAACTTGCGTGTAGAAGTAGCGGGTCACGGCACCGACGCCATACCCGACCACAGTGGTGCCCACCATCACCCCGCACAACACCAACAAGAGTCGGATATTCTTCGCCAACAAGACGTTATCGATCAGCACCTTGGTAAAGAGCGGCCACAGCAGTCCGACCGTCGCGCCAAACAGCGAGAGCGCGAAAACCAACGCTAGCCGTGCGAAGAAAGGCGCCACAAACGGCGTCAGGCGACGCAGACGGGTCAGAGAGGTCAAAGCAGAAGTAGCCATTACTGGGAAGACGGTGAGCGGCGACTCTCCCGTCCTTTCTCGCGCACGGG
The sequence above is a segment of the Deltaproteobacteria bacterium genome. Coding sequences within it:
- a CDS encoding ABC transporter ATP-binding protein — protein: MATSALTSLTRLRRLTPFVAPFFARLALVFALSLFGATVGLLWPLFTKVLIDNVLLAKNIRLLLVLCGVMVGTTVVGYGVGAVTRYFYTQVTARILFALRQHLFAHLQGLSLRFHARVKLGDLLSRLNTDISEVQVVLTDTAFALVSNLLMLLVTIGFLLWLEWRLFLLSLVAVPFQLYGVMKIRPRMVEQTREVRELNATLSSFLVESLSSMKFIKLFTLERTQLQRLGALGERFVRTVTRFEMLGYWGGSVSSAATFFGGVLTTLYGGYLVIDDQLTVGALVAFSAYQSRAFSPLQALVDLYLRFERAGVSLDRIFEFLDVAGGNSEPQSGSRRLDQVRGEVEFRGVSFAYETAEPLLLDVSFRVPAGGRLTILGPSGAGKSTVVDLLARLYEPRGGSILLDGHPLPEFDLTWLRSQITVVEHEPVLFHSSIMENLRYASPEVSVAEVEAVARIVGLHEFLDSLPQGYDTVVGERGARLSTGQRQRIALARALLRRPRILVLDEALSGLDLASEAQVRAALDALMKDTTVLLVTHRHSSLHGDDLVLVLDHGRVMWQGVYGALPSTAGTLYVTIEEWERQPTPQSGGFLVQP